In a genomic window of Pseudoglutamicibacter albus:
- the glmS gene encoding glutamine--fructose-6-phosphate transaminase (isomerizing) — protein sequence MCGIIGYAGPGPENTGKHDALDVVLEGLKRLEYRGYDSAGVAVDAGDVVEYRKKAGKLGNLLAELEANPLPASGTGIGHTRWATHGGPSDVNAHPHVADEGRLALIHNGIIENFDALKKHLLEAGYSFKSETDTEVAAVLLGDVYRNEAGGDLTKAMQMTASRLEGAFTLLAIHAEHPGVVVAARRNSPLVVGLGEGENFLGSDVSGFIDFTKRAVELDQDQVVTITPTSHEITDFSGNPAEGTEFTVDWDAASASKDGFESFMAKEIFDQPEAVANTLLGRTDARGHLKLDELRIDEAELKGIDKIIVLACGTSAYAGQVAKYAIEHWCRIPVEVELSHEFRYRDPIVTPSTLIVTISQSGETMDTLMALRYAKEQGARTLAICNTNGSSIPRESDAVLYTHAGPEIAVASTKAFLAQVAATYLLGLYLAQLRGNMFSGEVADLLADMAEIPDKIEKILAQKDQISELARSMAETEAVLFLGRHVGYPVAMEGALKLKELAYIHAEGFAAGELKHGPIALIEEGQPVFVVVPSPSGRHSMHSKVVSNIQEVRARGAQTLVIAEEGDEAVGNYAEWVFRVPETKALLAPLLTVVPLQIFAMELASAKGLDVDQPRNLAKSVTVE from the coding sequence ATGTGCGGAATCATCGGATACGCCGGCCCAGGGCCGGAAAACACTGGCAAGCATGACGCCCTCGATGTGGTGCTTGAGGGGCTCAAACGCCTGGAGTATCGGGGCTATGACTCCGCAGGTGTCGCAGTCGATGCCGGCGATGTGGTCGAATACCGGAAGAAAGCTGGCAAGCTGGGCAACCTGTTGGCCGAGCTTGAAGCAAATCCTCTGCCGGCATCGGGCACTGGCATCGGCCACACCCGTTGGGCTACCCACGGCGGCCCGAGCGATGTCAACGCACATCCGCACGTGGCTGATGAGGGGCGGCTCGCGCTGATCCATAACGGGATCATCGAGAACTTCGATGCGCTCAAAAAGCACCTGCTGGAGGCCGGCTACAGCTTTAAGTCGGAGACGGACACCGAGGTGGCCGCGGTCCTGCTGGGGGACGTGTACCGCAACGAGGCCGGAGGGGACCTCACGAAGGCGATGCAGATGACCGCTTCCCGGCTTGAAGGCGCGTTCACGCTGTTAGCGATCCACGCTGAACATCCGGGGGTTGTGGTTGCGGCGCGCCGTAACTCGCCACTGGTCGTGGGCCTGGGCGAGGGTGAGAACTTCCTCGGCTCTGACGTTTCGGGCTTCATCGACTTCACAAAGCGTGCGGTTGAGCTGGATCAGGACCAGGTGGTCACGATCACCCCAACCAGCCACGAGATCACTGACTTTTCCGGCAACCCTGCTGAAGGCACTGAGTTCACGGTCGATTGGGACGCGGCCTCGGCATCGAAGGACGGCTTTGAGTCCTTCATGGCTAAAGAGATTTTCGATCAGCCGGAAGCGGTCGCGAACACGCTACTGGGGCGTACGGATGCCCGCGGGCACCTCAAACTCGATGAGCTGCGTATTGACGAGGCCGAGCTCAAGGGTATCGACAAGATCATCGTGCTCGCGTGCGGTACTTCCGCTTATGCAGGCCAGGTCGCTAAATATGCGATCGAACACTGGTGCCGCATCCCGGTTGAGGTCGAGTTGTCCCATGAGTTCCGGTACCGCGACCCGATCGTGACCCCATCCACGTTGATCGTGACGATCTCCCAGTCCGGGGAAACCATGGACACCCTCATGGCGTTGCGGTACGCGAAGGAACAGGGCGCGCGTACGCTCGCGATCTGTAACACGAACGGCTCATCGATCCCACGCGAATCCGATGCGGTGCTCTACACCCACGCCGGCCCGGAGATCGCGGTGGCCTCAACCAAGGCGTTCCTCGCCCAGGTTGCGGCGACCTATCTGCTGGGCCTGTACTTGGCGCAGCTACGCGGCAACATGTTCTCCGGCGAAGTCGCTGACCTGCTGGCCGATATGGCGGAGATCCCGGACAAGATCGAGAAGATCCTGGCCCAGAAGGACCAGATCAGCGAGCTCGCTCGCAGCATGGCCGAGACCGAAGCGGTACTGTTCTTGGGCCGGCACGTGGGCTACCCGGTAGCGATGGAAGGTGCGCTCAAACTCAAAGAGCTCGCCTATATCCACGCCGAAGGATTCGCCGCTGGTGAGCTCAAGCACGGCCCGATCGCGCTGATCGAGGAAGGCCAGCCCGTGTTCGTTGTGGTGCCGTCCCCATCGGGCCGCCACTCGATGCATTCGAAAGTGGTCTCCAACATCCAGGAGGTCCGCGCCCGCGGCGCCCAGACCCTTGTGATCGCTGAGGAAGGCGACGAGGCCGTAGGTAACTATGCTGAATGGGTCTTCCGTGTCCCAGAGACCAAGGCCCTGCTCGCCCCACTCTTGACGGTGGTTCCGCTCCAGATCTTCGCGATGGAGCTTGCCTCCGCCAAGGGCCTGGACGTTGACCAGCCACGCAACCTCGCAAAGTCAGTGACCGTCGAATAA
- the galU gene encoding UTP--glucose-1-phosphate uridylyltransferase GalU, protein MNQFKVRKAVFPVAGLGTRFLPATKAMPKEMLPVVDRPAIQYVVEEAVNAGLDDLLMITGAPKRSLEDHFDASPYLENQLQLAGKKKLLKAVQQAAELGDVHYIRQGEPKGLGHAVGRAALHVGDEPFAVLLGDDLIEESSTLLRDMITVQSRVGGSVIALMEVDPEDISSYGCAAVEAIQDEEFVRVTDLVEKPAVADAPSNLAVIGRYVLHPAVFDVLERTAPGRGGEIQLTDALLELAAMPAEEGGGVTAVIFRGRRYDTGDKLSYLKAVIEIACQREDLGPELREWLNEFTAS, encoded by the coding sequence ATGAACCAGTTCAAAGTCCGCAAAGCTGTCTTCCCTGTGGCAGGCCTCGGAACCCGTTTCCTCCCGGCTACGAAAGCGATGCCTAAAGAGATGCTGCCGGTTGTTGACCGGCCAGCTATCCAGTATGTCGTTGAAGAGGCAGTGAACGCGGGGCTCGATGATCTCCTCATGATTACTGGGGCGCCTAAGCGTTCGCTTGAGGATCATTTCGATGCCTCCCCTTACCTCGAAAATCAGTTGCAGCTAGCGGGTAAGAAGAAGCTCCTTAAAGCTGTCCAGCAGGCTGCTGAGCTCGGCGATGTCCACTACATCCGCCAGGGTGAACCTAAAGGCCTCGGTCACGCGGTTGGCCGCGCAGCTCTGCATGTGGGTGATGAGCCGTTCGCGGTATTGCTCGGTGATGACCTCATTGAGGAGTCCTCTACCCTGCTGCGTGACATGATCACTGTGCAGTCACGCGTTGGCGGGTCAGTGATCGCCCTCATGGAGGTGGATCCGGAAGATATTTCCTCCTACGGGTGCGCTGCCGTCGAGGCAATCCAGGACGAGGAGTTTGTTCGCGTGACTGACCTCGTGGAGAAACCAGCTGTTGCGGATGCGCCGTCGAACCTCGCGGTCATCGGCCGTTATGTTCTGCACCCAGCGGTTTTCGATGTACTTGAACGCACCGCTCCCGGCCGTGGCGGTGAAATCCAGCTGACCGATGCCCTGCTTGAACTCGCCGCGATGCCAGCTGAAGAAGGCGGCGGCGTGACCGCGGTCATCTTCCGTGGCCGCCGCTACGACACCGGCGATAAGCTTTCCTACCTCAAAGCAGTCATCGAGATCGCGTGCCAGCGCGAGGACCTCGGCCCGGAGCTACGGGAGTGGCTCAACGAGTTCACGGCTTCATAG
- the coaA gene encoding type I pantothenate kinase, which yields MTTAQDLIDEALEDASLENENTANAAHSENAGGRSPFVGLDRATWARLAHTMEQPFSTEDVQRLNALGDRLDQDEIREVYLPLSRLLSLYVEGAAATHSATNRFLGEHFRRTPFVIGVAGSVAVGKSTTSRVLRELLSLWPGTPKVQLVTTDGFLYPNEELIRRGIMDRKGFPESYDQRALMRFITEVKSGVPNVKVPTYSHHFYNIVPNEFTVVDQPDVLIVEGLNVLAPPRLRGDGTVGLALSDFFDFSIYVDARTRDIREWYIKRFMRLRTKAFSLPDNYFHRYAQLSDQEAIDTATSIWTRINEPNLTQNVRPTRGRAQLVLTKDSDHSVHHMLLRKI from the coding sequence ATGACCACCGCCCAGGACCTCATTGACGAAGCGTTAGAAGACGCCTCGCTAGAGAACGAGAACACCGCCAACGCCGCACACAGCGAGAACGCTGGCGGCCGTTCCCCGTTCGTGGGTTTGGACCGTGCCACATGGGCGCGCCTAGCCCACACGATGGAGCAACCGTTCAGCACCGAGGACGTCCAACGCCTCAACGCGCTCGGTGATCGCCTCGACCAAGACGAGATCCGGGAAGTCTATCTGCCGCTCTCACGTTTGCTTTCCCTCTATGTCGAAGGCGCGGCGGCTACCCATTCGGCGACCAACAGGTTCCTCGGAGAGCATTTCCGGCGCACCCCGTTCGTGATCGGAGTCGCAGGTTCCGTAGCTGTCGGCAAATCCACCACCTCCCGCGTGCTACGTGAGTTGCTGAGCCTCTGGCCAGGCACACCTAAAGTGCAGCTCGTGACCACGGACGGATTCCTCTACCCCAACGAGGAGCTCATCCGCCGCGGCATCATGGACCGCAAAGGCTTCCCCGAATCCTATGACCAGCGGGCCCTGATGCGGTTCATCACGGAAGTGAAGTCCGGGGTACCCAACGTCAAGGTCCCCACGTATTCGCATCACTTCTATAACATCGTCCCGAACGAATTCACGGTCGTGGACCAGCCGGATGTGCTGATCGTTGAGGGCCTCAACGTCCTCGCCCCACCTCGCCTGCGCGGGGATGGGACCGTGGGGCTTGCGCTGAGTGACTTCTTCGACTTCTCCATCTATGTGGACGCGCGCACACGAGACATCCGCGAGTGGTACATCAAACGTTTCATGCGTCTTCGCACCAAAGCGTTCAGCCTGCCGGATAACTACTTCCACCGTTACGCCCAACTCAGCGACCAAGAAGCGATCGATACCGCAACCAGCATCTGGACGCGAATCAACGAACCGAACCTGACCCAGAACGTGCGCCCAACCCGAGGGCGCGCCCAGCTGGTGCTCACCAAAGACTCAGACCATTCGGTCCATCACATGCTGTTGCGGAAAATCTGA